From Desulfobacterales bacterium, a single genomic window includes:
- a CDS encoding patatin-like phospholipase family protein → MKTRSQYGAVKVLSGLVLAGILLAASFSAGAAEPPRVAVPAKRAKIGLVLSGGGARGAAHVGVLKVLEEYRVPIDFIVGTSMGALVGASYATGTSVAEMEEIIGGISTELLFKDKPPRQELSMRRKQDDYNIFFGPEIGIKDGKIGLPKGAVSGVQLETVLRRLSKAKGFYRFDDLPIPYRAVATDLVTGKAVIFSEGELANVMRASMSVPGAIAPVEIGGKLLVDGMLTSNMPVETARAMGADVIIAVNVGTPLLKRDELNSILGVMGQMLSILTEQNVQASIAALKPTDILISPELGDYSTGDFDSLTKISPLGETAARKVAERLAALSIPAAEYAALRQHQMVASAPDLEPVDEIRFENLKRVNPKTAQVVMETEAGQPIDQEVLDRDMRRLYGTGYFEHVNYRFMEEPAKRVLAVDAVEKSWGPNFLRLGLGLSSDLQGDAYFNVLASYRKTWLNSLGAEWRNDVQIGRTVSFMSEFYQPLNEKGFFFIAPHVLYERRTSDLYQGSSRIATYDMTSYLAGADLGGQFTRYGELRVGVKWGLLTPKLDTGPESLTPGQGDITQGAFTARLFLDQLDSAQFPRSGWRLGASLFNSNDLLSADQTYTKWDSDGNLVYSFGSHTFNLSFKAGGSIGSESLPRYNLFQWGGFLQQSGYATGQLLGEEIKFGRLMYYHRLLKGSLLEGAYGGLSFEVGEVDKPLVPGSPEGVLESACVFVAADTPIGPVYLGYGQALEDNSNSLYFYLGRPF, encoded by the coding sequence ATGAAAACGAGATCACAGTATGGCGCCGTTAAAGTCTTGTCCGGGCTAGTGTTGGCCGGCATCCTTCTCGCTGCATCGTTCTCGGCAGGGGCTGCCGAACCACCCCGGGTGGCGGTACCGGCAAAACGGGCGAAAATCGGTCTCGTCCTCTCCGGCGGCGGCGCCCGCGGGGCGGCTCACGTCGGCGTGCTCAAGGTTCTCGAAGAATACCGCGTGCCGATAGATTTTATTGTCGGGACCAGCATGGGCGCGCTGGTCGGTGCGTCCTACGCAACGGGAACGAGTGTAGCGGAAATGGAGGAAATCATCGGGGGGATTTCGACCGAACTCCTGTTTAAGGATAAGCCGCCGCGCCAGGAATTGTCCATGCGGCGCAAACAGGATGATTACAACATCTTTTTCGGCCCCGAGATCGGCATCAAAGACGGCAAGATAGGGCTTCCCAAAGGGGCGGTGTCTGGTGTGCAGCTGGAGACGGTACTTCGCCGGCTCTCCAAAGCAAAGGGGTTTTATCGTTTTGATGACTTGCCCATTCCGTATCGGGCGGTGGCGACCGATCTCGTGACCGGAAAAGCGGTGATTTTCAGCGAAGGCGAGCTCGCCAATGTGATGCGGGCCAGCATGTCGGTTCCAGGCGCGATCGCACCGGTGGAGATTGGTGGCAAGTTGCTGGTGGACGGCATGCTCACCAGCAATATGCCGGTTGAAACGGCGCGCGCGATGGGCGCGGACGTCATTATCGCGGTCAATGTCGGAACCCCGCTGTTGAAGCGCGATGAGCTGAATTCAATCCTCGGGGTCATGGGGCAGATGCTGAGCATTCTGACGGAGCAAAATGTCCAGGCCTCGATAGCCGCGCTCAAACCTACCGACATTCTGATCTCACCGGAGTTGGGGGACTATTCGACCGGCGATTTTGACAGTTTGACAAAGATCAGCCCGCTGGGTGAGACTGCGGCGCGAAAGGTGGCCGAACGGTTGGCCGCGCTCTCGATCCCGGCAGCGGAATACGCCGCGTTGCGTCAGCACCAGATGGTCGCTTCAGCGCCGGATTTGGAACCGGTTGATGAGATTCGGTTCGAGAATCTGAAACGTGTCAACCCGAAAACCGCCCAGGTGGTGATGGAGACCGAGGCCGGCCAACCGATCGATCAGGAGGTTCTCGACCGCGATATGCGCCGCCTCTACGGAACCGGATATTTTGAACATGTGAACTACCGTTTTATGGAGGAACCCGCAAAGCGGGTGCTGGCCGTGGATGCGGTGGAAAAATCCTGGGGGCCGAATTTTCTGCGGCTGGGACTGGGGCTGAGCAGCGATCTGCAGGGGGATGCCTACTTCAACGTCCTTGCCAGCTATCGTAAGACATGGCTCAATTCACTCGGCGCGGAATGGCGCAATGATGTGCAGATCGGTCGAACCGTCAGTTTTATGAGCGAGTTTTACCAGCCGTTAAACGAAAAAGGGTTCTTTTTCATTGCACCGCATGTGTTATACGAGCGGCGCACAAGCGACCTCTACCAGGGCAGCAGTCGCATCGCGACCTATGATATGACCTCCTACCTTGCCGGCGCTGACCTCGGCGGCCAATTTACACGGTATGGTGAGTTGCGGGTTGGTGTGAAATGGGGCTTGCTGACCCCGAAACTGGACACCGGACCGGAAAGTCTTACACCGGGGCAAGGCGATATCACACAAGGGGCGTTTACGGCGCGGCTGTTTCTCGACCAGCTCGACAGTGCGCAATTTCCACGCTCGGGCTGGCGCCTGGGGGCAAGTCTGTTCAACTCGAACGATCTTCTCAGCGCCGATCAGACATATACCAAGTGGGACAGCGACGGGAACCTCGTTTATTCCTTTGGCAGCCACACGTTCAACTTAAGCTTTAAAGCTGGCGGCAGTATCGGTTCTGAATCACTGCCGCGGTATAATCTTTTCCAGTGGGGGGGATTCCTGCAGCAGTCGGGTTATGCCACCGGCCAATTACTGGGGGAGGAGATAAAATTCGGCAGGCTCATGTACTACCATCGATTGTTAAAGGGAAGTTTGCTCGAGGGGGCCTACGGGGGACTTTCCTTCGAGGTCGGTGAAGTCGATAAACCGCTGGTGCCGGGAAGTCCGGAGGGGGTGCTTGAATCGGCATGCGTCTTTGTGGCCGCGGACACGCCCATCGGGCCGGTGTATCTCGGTTACGGGCAAGCACTCGAAGACAATAGCAACAGCCTCTATTTTTATCTCGGAAGACCTTTTTAG
- a CDS encoding DUF3313 domain-containing protein, giving the protein MKKTGQAIWAIVFGLVLFGFVTVTSSAVVAADQAATEFLGEYAKNLGPGPKDGVKMRWLKPGVDFGKYNKVMLDSVIFFFAADSKYKGMDPQELKELADAFNLQIINALNEKYPIVGDPGPDVLRLRIAVTDLKSSSPVMSGITSVVPVGLGLSLVKKGATGSWSGSGATSIEFMALDSATNDVVAVAKDDRSAAFSERFSKWGSAEEAFKFWGERIKLFMDGAHGAK; this is encoded by the coding sequence ATGAAAAAAACAGGTCAGGCGATTTGGGCGATAGTTTTCGGGTTGGTGCTTTTTGGTTTTGTCACGGTCACTTCATCAGCGGTAGTGGCGGCGGATCAGGCGGCGACAGAGTTTCTCGGTGAGTACGCCAAAAATCTGGGACCCGGCCCAAAGGACGGGGTGAAGATGCGCTGGCTGAAGCCGGGGGTCGATTTCGGAAAATACAACAAGGTTATGCTCGATAGCGTTATTTTCTTTTTTGCCGCGGATTCTAAGTATAAAGGCATGGATCCACAGGAACTGAAGGAGTTGGCTGACGCGTTTAATCTGCAGATTATCAACGCCCTCAATGAGAAATACCCGATCGTGGGCGACCCCGGTCCCGACGTTTTGCGCCTTCGCATCGCCGTCACGGATTTGAAGTCGAGTAGTCCGGTTATGAGCGGCATTACCTCGGTTGTTCCGGTTGGACTGGGTCTTAGTCTCGTCAAGAAGGGTGCCACGGGCTCATGGTCCGGATCAGGCGCCACGAGTATCGAATTTATGGCGCTTGACTCGGCGACAAACGATGTGGTTGCCGTCGCCAAGGACGATAGAAGCGCTGCTTTCTCGGAAAGGTTCAGCAAGTGGGGATCGGCCGAAGAGGCTTTCAAGTTCTGGGGAGAGCGAATCAAATTATTCATGGACGGAGCCCACGGCGCAAAATAA
- a CDS encoding OmpA family protein → MRKNSVLVVLVLLMGISGCAKSHFGVADKAVLLPPDVSQTEEAIASAKQSDGAKYCPEKITQAEAMATEAMNIYWGCQTDKALGMLSDARNLANEAKACQPPPAPAPPPAPAPMAPPQPPARQPISFHSVYFNFDSADLTDSAREELDRAAKIMVDNPEVVLELQGHTCDLGAKAYNQKLGERRAESVFGYLTSKGISADRLKTVSFGVENPVAPNTTKEGRAKNRRVDMVLLK, encoded by the coding sequence ATGAGGAAGAATTCGGTTTTGGTTGTTTTGGTGCTGCTTATGGGGATAAGCGGGTGCGCGAAATCTCATTTCGGGGTTGCCGACAAGGCTGTTCTCTTGCCGCCCGACGTTTCGCAGACAGAGGAAGCCATTGCAAGTGCTAAACAATCGGATGGCGCAAAGTACTGCCCCGAAAAAATTACGCAAGCGGAAGCGATGGCCACGGAAGCAATGAATATTTATTGGGGGTGCCAAACCGATAAAGCGTTGGGGATGTTGTCCGATGCCAGAAACCTGGCCAATGAGGCGAAGGCATGTCAGCCGCCGCCCGCACCGGCTCCGCCGCCTGCTCCCGCACCGATGGCGCCTCCCCAGCCACCGGCAAGGCAACCCATCAGCTTTCACTCGGTGTATTTCAATTTTGATAGTGCGGATTTGACCGATTCAGCCAGGGAGGAACTGGACAGGGCGGCAAAGATCATGGTGGATAATCCGGAGGTGGTGCTGGAACTTCAGGGCCACACCTGCGACCTGGGGGCTAAAGCCTACAACCAGAAACTGGGTGAGCGAAGGGCCGAATCGGTGTTCGGGTATCTGACATCCAAGGGCATCAGTGCCGATCGTCTCAAAACGGTGAGCTTCGGAGTTGAAAACCCCGTCGCCCCGAACACGACAAAAGAAGGCCGTGCCAAGAACCGCCGCGTGGATATGGTACTTCTTAAGTAG
- a CDS encoding sigma 54-interacting transcriptional regulator, which yields MEIEASLAKPMKGANEPMVDKKVTEGDSVQFERLLFDISARFVNILSDRVDEEIELALKQVLEFFQADRCALLEILLDETGWRITHVATQEGVPPVPLGQNLPRSILPWAYDKLTKKREALAFARLDELPAEANVDRQTYIEWGIRSNLNIPVMVNGPVSHVIVLNSLTCERDWPDEFIPRLKLLGEIFVNALARRNADLALYESEAHLSLAAASADAGLWGMEPFKNSLWVTDKLREIFRFEPEEALSFERLIAATHPEDRERVNAGVQESRETGGLFKIECRLPRPDGEIRTLIIRGRHSAKRVGLPERLTGVALDITERKEMETRLREQVTEIERLKRQLEAENLYLRQDIKITQGFEKIVGSSDALNYVLFRIEQVASTDATVLILGETGTGKGLVANAIHGLSARKDRPMLTVNCAALPANLIESELFGREKGAFTGAHGRQAGRFEVADGGTIFLDEIGELPLELQSKLLRVLQDGEFERLGSANTIKVDVRSTAGWPGSRKIRTGGI from the coding sequence ATGGAAATCGAGGCAAGTCTTGCAAAACCGATGAAAGGCGCAAACGAACCGATGGTTGATAAGAAGGTGACGGAAGGAGACTCCGTTCAGTTTGAGCGATTGCTGTTTGACATATCCGCCAGGTTTGTGAACATCCTTTCCGACCGGGTGGACGAGGAGATCGAGCTGGCGCTGAAACAGGTTCTGGAATTTTTTCAGGCCGATCGCTGCGCATTGCTTGAGATACTGTTGGATGAGACCGGATGGCGGATCACTCATGTAGCCACTCAAGAGGGTGTGCCACCGGTTCCCCTCGGGCAGAATCTTCCGAGATCGATTCTCCCATGGGCGTACGACAAGCTGACTAAAAAGCGTGAGGCGCTGGCCTTTGCGAGGCTTGATGAGTTGCCGGCCGAGGCGAACGTGGACCGGCAAACCTATATCGAATGGGGGATTCGATCCAACTTGAACATTCCCGTCATGGTCAATGGGCCGGTTTCTCATGTGATTGTCCTCAATTCCCTGACGTGCGAACGGGACTGGCCGGACGAATTTATCCCGCGACTGAAACTTCTCGGGGAAATCTTCGTCAATGCCTTGGCGCGAAGGAATGCGGATCTGGCGCTTTACGAAAGCGAGGCGCACCTGAGCCTGGCGGCGGCATCGGCCGATGCAGGTCTGTGGGGCATGGAGCCGTTCAAGAATTCTCTCTGGGTGACGGACAAGTTGCGGGAGATATTCCGATTTGAACCGGAAGAGGCGCTAAGCTTTGAACGGTTAATAGCCGCGACACATCCCGAAGATCGTGAGCGAGTCAACGCGGGCGTTCAGGAGAGCCGGGAGACAGGCGGTTTGTTCAAGATCGAATGCCGCCTCCCGCGACCCGATGGGGAAATCCGAACCCTCATCATTCGCGGCCGTCATTCTGCCAAGAGAGTGGGGCTCCCCGAGCGTTTGACGGGTGTGGCCCTGGACATTACCGAGAGAAAGGAGATGGAGACCCGGCTTCGGGAGCAGGTAACGGAGATTGAACGGCTGAAACGGCAGCTTGAAGCTGAAAATTTGTATTTGCGCCAGGATATCAAGATAACGCAGGGGTTCGAGAAGATTGTGGGAAGCAGCGACGCGCTCAACTACGTGCTCTTTCGAATTGAGCAGGTGGCTTCCACCGACGCCACCGTCCTGATTCTGGGGGAGACCGGGACGGGCAAGGGCTTGGTCGCCAACGCCATTCACGGTCTTAGCGCCCGCAAGGACCGGCCGATGCTCACCGTGAACTGTGCCGCCTTGCCCGCCAACCTCATCGAAAGTGAGCTTTTCGGCCGGGAGAAGGGCGCTTTTACAGGTGCCCACGGCCGGCAGGCGGGACGATTCGAAGTGGCCGACGGGGGGACGATTTTTCTTGACGAGATCGGCGAGTTGCCGCTGGAACTGCAGTCGAAGCTGCTGCGGGTGCTTCAGGATGGCGAATTTGAACGGCTGGGCAGCGCCAACACCATCAAAGTCGACGTCCGGTCTACGGCGGGATGGCCAGGTTCCAGGAAGATCCGCACTGGCGGGATCTGA
- a CDS encoding alcohol dehydrogenase catalytic domain-containing protein: MMKAITVEPKKPGTVRLEDIPEPDVRDGSILVEAVAAAVCGTDIEIAEGKYGWAPPGRARLVLGHESLGRVIDPGTSASFKKGDLVAELVRRPDPVPCPNRGVGESDMCRNGRYTERGIKEIDGFMSERWRIEPEYAIKVDPTLGILGVLIEPTTVIIKALEQVLAVGQRSFWEPKTLIVTGAGPIGLLAAAVVLKNNVVVGSVNANKRHWYKASERLARLDRKWLSRLITRFETPENFKEALERQPDDIKVVIQFSEV; encoded by the coding sequence ATGATGAAAGCGATTACGGTAGAACCTAAAAAACCCGGGACAGTCCGGCTGGAAGATATTCCGGAACCCGATGTTCGTGACGGGTCCATTCTCGTCGAGGCGGTGGCGGCCGCTGTTTGTGGAACGGATATTGAGATCGCCGAAGGCAAATACGGCTGGGCGCCGCCGGGAAGAGCGCGGTTGGTTCTAGGTCACGAATCCCTGGGCCGCGTTATCGACCCGGGAACAAGCGCTTCATTCAAAAAAGGAGACCTGGTGGCCGAGCTGGTCCGGCGTCCGGACCCGGTCCCCTGCCCCAATCGCGGGGTGGGTGAATCCGATATGTGCCGCAACGGCCGGTACACCGAGCGCGGGATAAAGGAAATCGACGGGTTTATGTCGGAACGCTGGCGCATCGAGCCCGAATACGCCATAAAAGTGGACCCGACTCTGGGGATCCTCGGCGTGCTTATCGAACCGACGACGGTGATCATCAAAGCGCTGGAACAGGTCCTCGCCGTGGGACAACGCTCCTTCTGGGAACCGAAAACCTTGATAGTGACCGGGGCGGGGCCGATTGGTCTTCTGGCGGCGGCAGTGGTCCTGAAGAACAACGTGGTGGTCGGCAGCGTGAATGCGAACAAGCGTCACTGGTACAAAGCGAGTGAACGGTTGGCTCGGCTGGACCGGAAGTGGCTGAGCCGTTTGATCACCCGCTTTGAAACGCCTGAGAATTTCAAAGAAGCGCTGGAAAGACAACCCGACGACATCAAGGTTGTTATCCAGTTTTCAGAGGTATAA
- a CDS encoding YMGG-like glycine zipper-containing protein, whose protein sequence is MKKIKENFNRCLIYTLIFGLISTSAFAEMIIFPAKGQTPDRQQKDEAECRGWAVQNTGIDPVKLAQQPVGGTAPQQGGAVKGAARGALVGVVAGAIAGDAGKGAAIGAGVGATGGALKQRSANQGQQQADAQAQQDRNAQMDTYNRAVQACLEGKGYTVK, encoded by the coding sequence ATGAAAAAAATCAAGGAAAATTTCAACCGCTGCTTAATTTACACCTTAATTTTCGGATTAATTTCCACATCGGCATTCGCCGAGATGATCATTTTCCCTGCAAAGGGACAAACACCGGACCGGCAGCAAAAAGACGAGGCGGAATGCCGTGGCTGGGCAGTCCAGAATACCGGTATCGATCCTGTCAAGCTGGCCCAACAACCGGTCGGCGGCACGGCCCCGCAACAAGGCGGGGCCGTGAAAGGGGCCGCTAGAGGCGCCTTGGTGGGGGTCGTCGCCGGTGCCATTGCCGGGGATGCCGGGAAAGGGGCGGCCATCGGCGCGGGTGTGGGGGCAACCGGCGGCGCCTTGAAGCAACGATCGGCAAACCAAGGCCAACAGCAAGCCGATGCCCAAGCACAGCAGGATCGAAACGCACAAATGGATACGTATAACCGCGCTGTTCAGGCTTGTCTGGAGGGGAAAGGATATACCGTAAAATAA
- a CDS encoding alpha-amylase family glycosyl hydrolase encodes MSDHSYPLLYQVNTRVWLTELSRELGRAAMLDDIPDAGLDHLAELGFDWVWFLSVWQTGPAGQRVSRAHPEWREEFQETLPDLREKDIAGSGFAITAYAVASGLGGDAALARLRQRLSKRGLRLMLDFVPNHMALDHPWVQDHPDYFVSGTEEMLAREPQNYIRVERKGDDLVLAYGRDPYFSGWPDTLQLDYGNPRLHAAMIGELIKISGQCDGVRCDMAMLVLPEVFARTWGRRAELFWPRAIQTVRDRHPDFRFMAEVYWDLEWTLQQQGFDYTYDKRLYDRLRKESAGPVRAHFLAGRDYQDKLARFLENHDEPRAAATFSPEAHKAAAAITFLSPGLRFFHQGQMEGKQKRISPHLCRGPEEPVNPELVSFYHRLFSVLRHRVFRNGQWQLLQCTSAWEGNWTWACFVAFAWEGRDGEKMIVAVNYGPSQGQCFIRFPFTDLGDSHWRLSDLLGDAQYDRDGNDLHSRGLYLDEPAWKASVFSLIRDT; translated from the coding sequence ATGTCCGATCACAGTTATCCATTGCTGTACCAGGTCAACACCCGTGTCTGGCTGACGGAACTATCCCGCGAGTTGGGCCGGGCAGCGATGCTGGACGATATTCCCGATGCCGGATTGGACCATCTGGCGGAACTGGGTTTTGACTGGGTATGGTTTCTGAGCGTTTGGCAGACCGGTCCGGCCGGGCAGCGCGTGTCACGCGCCCACCCGGAATGGCGAGAGGAATTTCAAGAGACACTACCGGATCTTCGTGAAAAAGATATCGCGGGATCCGGGTTTGCCATCACCGCCTATGCCGTCGCATCTGGCCTCGGAGGCGATGCGGCCCTGGCGCGTCTGCGCCAACGGCTTTCGAAACGCGGCTTGAGGTTGATGCTCGATTTTGTACCGAACCACATGGCCCTGGACCACCCATGGGTCCAAGACCACCCGGACTATTTTGTTTCGGGGACCGAGGAGATGCTGGCGCGGGAGCCACAGAACTATATCCGGGTCGAACGGAAAGGCGACGACCTGGTTTTGGCGTATGGCCGGGATCCGTACTTTTCCGGTTGGCCGGACACCCTGCAGCTCGATTACGGCAACCCCCGGCTACATGCGGCGATGATTGGTGAATTGATTAAAATATCCGGTCAATGTGATGGTGTCCGATGTGATATGGCGATGCTGGTATTGCCCGAGGTCTTTGCACGGACATGGGGCCGCCGGGCGGAGCTGTTCTGGCCGAGAGCCATCCAAACCGTGCGAGACCGGCACCCGGATTTCCGTTTCATGGCCGAGGTGTACTGGGATCTGGAATGGACCCTGCAACAGCAGGGATTCGATTATACCTATGACAAGCGCCTGTATGACCGCCTGCGGAAAGAATCTGCCGGGCCGGTGCGTGCGCATTTTCTGGCAGGGCGGGATTATCAGGACAAGCTGGCCAGGTTCCTGGAAAATCATGATGAGCCGAGGGCGGCAGCGACATTCTCTCCGGAAGCCCATAAGGCCGCAGCGGCGATTACATTCCTGTCTCCCGGGCTGAGGTTTTTTCATCAGGGCCAGATGGAGGGGAAACAGAAACGCATCTCGCCCCATCTCTGCCGCGGGCCGGAAGAACCCGTCAACCCGGAGTTGGTATCGTTTTATCATCGCCTTTTTTCCGTGCTTCGCCACCGGGTTTTTCGAAATGGTCAGTGGCAATTGCTCCAATGCACGTCCGCCTGGGAAGGAAACTGGACATGGGCGTGTTTCGTGGCCTTTGCCTGGGAAGGGCGCGATGGAGAAAAGATGATCGTGGCCGTGAACTACGGGCCCAGCCAGGGCCAGTGCTTCATCCGTTTTCCGTTTACGGATCTTGGCGACAGTCATTGGCGGCTCAGCGATCTTCTGGGCGATGCGCAATACGATCGGGACGGCAATGATTTACACTCACGAGGCCTCTATCTGGATGAGCCTGCCTGGAAGGCGTCGGTATTCTCTCTTATCAGAGACACATGA
- a CDS encoding lipid-binding SYLF domain-containing protein encodes MRTILRFSVVVTIIMAICSIAAFNRPAMAKSAAEIDAAVNEALEILYAKTPTAKDLSRLAKGILVFPGIYKGGFIVGGQYGEGALLKKGKTTGYYNTVAASYGLQAGAQKFGYAMFFMDEASLAYLNKSDGWEIGVGPNITVVDEGIARSLSTTTAKEGIYVFFFDQKGLMAGLGIQGSKITKITPE; translated from the coding sequence ATGCGCACCATACTTCGTTTTTCGGTTGTTGTAACCATAATAATGGCCATTTGCAGCATTGCCGCATTCAACCGGCCCGCCATGGCGAAAAGTGCCGCGGAGATAGATGCGGCGGTGAATGAGGCGCTGGAAATACTGTATGCAAAGACACCCACAGCCAAGGATCTTTCCCGGCTCGCAAAAGGGATATTGGTTTTCCCGGGTATCTATAAAGGAGGATTCATCGTGGGAGGGCAATATGGAGAGGGCGCCCTTTTAAAAAAAGGTAAAACCACCGGTTACTACAATACCGTCGCCGCCTCCTATGGATTGCAGGCGGGCGCTCAGAAATTCGGTTACGCCATGTTTTTCATGGATGAAGCGTCTCTTGCGTATCTGAACAAGAGCGATGGGTGGGAGATTGGGGTTGGCCCCAATATTACCGTGGTGGATGAAGGAATCGCGCGATCGTTAAGCACAACGACGGCCAAAGAAGGGATTTATGTCTTTTTCTTTGATCAAAAGGGGTTAATGGCAGGCCTGGGAATACAGGGATCCAAAATTACGAAGATCACGCCCGAATGA
- a CDS encoding DUF4239 domain-containing protein → MNMDAIPLWGFFLLTIGFVVGCLEAGYGLGRIVLRRPENEKESSVSAIVGANLGLLAFLLAFTFGIVSDRYDARKALVREEANAIRTAYLRSDFLPEPDRGEAVKLFREYVNFRIEAAQSRDLKKIRKTMPASGRIQRRLWDMAVVNARKDMNSDVAALYIESLNQLIDLHALRVAVGLQARMPVGIWVALGVLIILGMIGVGFMIAIGGSRRSWTTPILAISFSVVIILLVSLDRPQSGFMVVSQQPLVDVRSSMDADAASDAENMPK, encoded by the coding sequence ATGAATATGGATGCAATACCCCTTTGGGGCTTTTTTTTGTTAACCATCGGTTTTGTAGTGGGATGCCTGGAAGCTGGATATGGGCTTGGGCGTATCGTTCTGCGGCGCCCTGAAAATGAGAAGGAATCATCGGTCTCTGCCATTGTAGGCGCCAATCTGGGATTGCTGGCGTTCCTCCTGGCGTTCACATTCGGCATCGTGTCTGACCGGTATGATGCCCGCAAGGCGCTTGTACGCGAAGAAGCCAACGCGATTCGTACCGCCTATTTGCGGTCTGATTTTTTGCCTGAGCCGGATCGCGGTGAAGCAGTAAAGCTGTTCAGGGAGTATGTGAACTTTCGAATTGAAGCGGCTCAGTCTCGTGACCTTAAAAAGATCCGCAAAACCATGCCAGCGTCAGGTCGGATTCAGCGTCGGCTTTGGGACATGGCGGTCGTGAATGCCCGAAAAGATATGAACTCGGATGTGGCCGCCCTCTATATCGAATCGCTGAACCAGCTTATCGATCTTCACGCCTTACGGGTAGCTGTCGGGCTACAGGCGCGGATGCCCGTCGGCATCTGGGTGGCTCTCGGCGTCCTTATCATTCTCGGCATGATCGGGGTAGGCTTTATGATCGCCATCGGGGGGTCCAGGAGATCATGGACAACGCCGATTTTGGCCATCTCGTTTTCCGTCGTAATCATCTTGCTGGTTTCGCTTGATCGCCCGCAAAGCGGGTTTATGGTGGTTTCTCAACAACCGCTGGTGGACGTGCGTTCCTCAATGGATGCCGACGCCGCTTCAGACGCTGAGAATATGCCGAAGTGA
- a CDS encoding DUF4105 domain-containing protein produces the protein MKDASPLTGFDHGETYGFFLPWRIRNNTRNALFPGRMLEDRTGQATRSKMIMGHAIASGTDYRSPAKKFFRLLGWTLLVPILAAITGWEILFVYCSNLPEGFRLPAAIGIGLVSAGVLLIGRLKTRSLLIFLAVFAVLLFWFFSIPASNDRDWLPDLARLSWAEIDGDFITVHNIRNCDYRSETDFTVAYYDRRFDLRQLKSVDVVAVYWMGPAIAHILLSFGFEDGAYLAVSIEARKEKGEGYSTVKGFFRQYELYYVVADERDVIRLRTNYRKDPPEDVFVYRLQGPIENGRRLFLAYMEKLNSLKARPEFYNSLTTNCTTNIWTNTHVNPDRIPLSWKILMSGYVPDYLYETGRLDNKLPFFDLKRRAHVNARARAADTAADFSQRIRQRDVSTMPAGQADRRAL, from the coding sequence ATGAAGGATGCGTCTCCCCTGACCGGTTTCGATCACGGGGAGACGTACGGCTTCTTCCTTCCCTGGCGCATTCGGAATAACACCCGAAATGCGCTTTTTCCCGGAAGGATGCTTGAAGATCGCACCGGACAGGCCACGAGGAGCAAAATGATTATGGGGCATGCCATTGCATCCGGCACGGATTACCGGTCGCCGGCGAAAAAGTTTTTTCGGCTGCTCGGATGGACGCTGTTGGTTCCGATTCTTGCGGCCATTACCGGCTGGGAAATCTTGTTCGTCTATTGTTCCAACCTGCCGGAGGGGTTCCGGCTGCCGGCGGCTATCGGTATCGGGCTCGTCTCTGCCGGGGTATTACTGATAGGCCGCTTGAAGACCCGGTCCCTCCTGATCTTTTTGGCCGTGTTTGCCGTGTTGCTTTTCTGGTTTTTCTCAATTCCGGCTTCCAATGACCGGGACTGGCTGCCGGACCTGGCGCGGCTTTCCTGGGCGGAAATAGACGGCGATTTCATCACGGTGCATAACATCCGCAATTGCGATTATCGAAGCGAGACCGATTTTACGGTCGCCTATTACGACAGACGCTTTGATCTGCGACAATTAAAGTCGGTCGATGTGGTGGCCGTATACTGGATGGGCCCTGCCATTGCCCATATCCTTCTTAGCTTCGGGTTTGAGGATGGCGCGTACCTGGCCGTTTCCATCGAGGCGCGTAAAGAAAAGGGAGAAGGCTACTCGACGGTCAAGGGGTTTTTCCGTCAATATGAGCTTTACTATGTGGTGGCCGATGAGCGGGATGTCATCCGGCTTCGCACCAACTATCGCAAGGACCCGCCGGAGGATGTGTTTGTCTATCGTTTACAGGGCCCAATAGAAAACGGTCGCCGGCTGTTTCTCGCGTACATGGAAAAACTGAATTCGCTTAAGGCCCGGCCCGAGTTTTACAACAGCCTGACCACCAATTGTACCACCAATATCTGGACGAACACCCATGTCAATCCGGATCGTATTCCGCTCAGCTGGAAGATTCTGATGAGCGGTTATGTCCCTGACTATCTCTACGAGACGGGCCGTCTGGACAACAAGTTACCTTTTTTCGATTTGAAGCGTCGCGCGCATGTCAATGCCCGGGCCCGGGCAGCCGACACCGCCGCCGATTTCTCGCAGCGCATTCGACAAAGAGATGTCTCGACGATGCCGGCCGGCCAAGCCGACCGGCGCGCTTTGTAA